gtatcGAATTTGAGAGAAAGACTCACAGAACTACATATTTATGACTATGTCTCAGCTTTATTGCAGTCAAAAAATGTAGTTGGCTATAGGTTTATTTTTATATGATTTCTGCTTATTTATGTATACCCGACAGTTTGATTATGTACGCCATGACTTGAATTCATCAAAATACCAGCCCTTGCAGATATATATTGTAAAGGATGAAACAAGCATTGACATAGTTAGGGTACCGTTATAGTTAGAGGAGTGAATAATCAGTTGGTTGGAGTAGTAGGTGTGttatacatgttatacatataaAGAAGTGTGTATTCTACATGACCTGATGCAGTGACAGTCTGACAGTGTAGGACAAAAAGTTCGGACTTAATTGGATGATTTGGATAATACACCCTGTATCCATATGCGAGTTAAATTTCACTTTGTCACAATAAAGACTAAGAACAGTACCGGAGTAACTCCACCCCAGTCTATTGTGGATGCAAGGTTGTAActgtatcattgtgtgtatatttaACCGTGTAGAAATATTCCAAATTGACACAtttaatttgaaagaaataacaatatgaattaaaactttactttttgACGCCGTAGTTAAGTTACATTGTTTTCACACGACCCTCGCCAGCATAATGTGGGTGTGGTTAGAACTTTAATACACGGGACTTATTAGGCCGTAGTCACTAACCCAGATGAGGAATTGTGACTTGTGATACACATCAAACATGACTTGAAACGGTGCGGATGCCAAGATATAGGTGTTGCAATACCaacacatgcatacatttatgtactaTCTCACAGGGTTAAGTCGAGTTTAGTTCTCTCGCACATCAGAGCAATCGTTGAAGCCTGTCGTAGAATCCTTACGAAAACACTGTGTCAGTCATGGTTCGTTTTAAGCCACGATTTTCTCAACGCActtgtttacaacaaaaaacaaatgagTTTGATGTCATCTCTTGGATGTCGCTTGGGTAGTTTTAGCGCTTTATACGAGGGTGAATCAGAACAGAGTTTGTCagtgaaatatattgaaagaaCACAACGTAGTGATTTGAATAGGTTGACGTGCACTATATACGACCAAGGTTGCTTAAAGAATGATTGTAACTGCTATAAGCGCGGTATCAAGGTGGTTAACATCAAGAGTTGCCTCACTAATATTAACAGACACGAGATATTTTCCCAAATCATGATCTCGCAGAGCATTCTCCGTGGTCAAGTCATTTTCCGACAGGGTCataataaacagcgccatctgtGACAGAGTGTAAAAGTCTGACAATGCGCTACCCAAATCTCTAAGCTTGAATGTGtgttttcattattcaaaacttcTCATGTTACTATTCAGGGTCTGACAACTGGGAACCACTAATGCCAATCACTTACACGACAGGACTTAACTAAGAAACAACTAGTACTATATAGGCAGGTGACTGACTGATGAGGCAAGGTTGATTCTCTTTACCTATTGGTACGCTAAAACTTGGTTATTTGTTTATGGTCTGACGGGTCACGCTTATTATACTAAGAACAGGCGATCACGCCATGGAAAGTCTCTGAAACTTTAATCAGGCCCTAGAGGATTGCGTATATCACGTGACCCATATGATATGCGAGTACCTTTAAACCTGTGCCCACTCaaaaacatgtatacaaatCTCTCCCTGTAGTGAGAGAGGGGCTATAATTAATTGGTGCTCCAGGCTAAAGTCTCATTCCTTTGAAGACACTGTAGACCTGACAAAAGTAAGCCAACGACCCAAGACAATCAAGGCATACAGAATGCTATTGAAAGGGtaaatgacatgtacaaattacaGTTGTATAGTGGTAGTTAATCTGGTCCTGGTATGTATTCGACCGTGTATGGCACAATATTGACACCTGTTCAGGTTGGGGAGCGTACTTTTAATGCATTGTTGAGGTGTCTCTTATACGGCACATATTTTAACACATTGTGACATTGTACTGTTAATTATCATATCGGTACTGTAAAGTCCAGACTACAATCTAACAAAATACTGGGAGCAGCGACTTGGAGCATGTGATTGATAAGTTTTCATTTGTGATGGAAACAACCGATTTTCTGCTGTTTGCCATCCTTCCTTGGATTTTTGAGTAAGTGAGAAATAACTTCTATACTTCTCTTCCCACTGAATAAAGACACTTTGTCCTTTCTCGTATTCCTACCATATAGTCTTATCTAAATAAAAACATCCCAAACCTTATGTAGTAAACAAAAGGtatgaaatattgtatgttGTGGGCGCACCTTAACAGGGTGGGAAAccccatacatatacataaatggACACTCTATTGATGAGAGTAACTTTTGATGTCAATGTGTGTATCGACGTGTGGTGTATATGCAGTTCTAGAAGCTAAATAAAGTCCAGTTAAATCCAAATTGGCTGGTGTTATACTTACAATTACCAAGGTAACAGTTACACTGACACATCACCTTGTATCTTAACTTCTGGGGATTACCGTATTCCTATACAATGTTTATGATTATCCACATGAGTATGCGTATGTATTCGACGGCCTGATACATAAATACGTCAGTTGTTTGGAGAGCTGTCCTTAGCATTCTGTTCTCCTAAAAAGTAATATAACACGTAAACTGTTTTTGAATATCATTTGAAgtgaaaatgtgtgtgtgtgtgtgtgtggggggggggggtggtggttcTAAGCCTAAACTCCTTCCCTTTTGACCACAGTAAAGCAAGTGCCAGtagttatttttacatttatgtgtgtgtatccgATACCTTGTTTAGGTGTTCAACCCAGATTTGGGGACACCACAGTCAATCAATGTTGACAAACAATTGACGGCTGTACCTAGAATCAGGTCGTCAAAACCATCAGTTGAAAGAATTATGATAATTAGGTACTTTGAGGATGGGTAATTATAGACAAATGCCACGACTGTTGTTATTGGGAGAAAGTGCAGGTATAATTGCCACTTTTATGCTTAGGGGTTGTTTTGGTCTCACATTTCGATTCAGCATTTGGCTCTGTTTCAAGAAGTACACGTACAGTAACTTTGTCTACACCATATTGGCCATAATTCCTTGTTCCAGTCAGGGCTCTTCTAAGGTACAATATGTGACGCGTCTATTTTAAAGAGGGGTGTCCTTAAATGTTGTGTTTATAGTGGAAATAAATAGTCCCTATCCACCAGTAGTGATGATCAAAAAATTTACAGGAAAGATAAACACATGGCCTAGCTCCCCTTGAACGATCTTAATGAGACACCTAACTAGAATCCAGTTCGAAACCTGTTTCTTTAACACTTTCACGATATCTATGGCTTTTCTTGTTAAAGGTTTAAAGCATGTTTTTGACTTTATAGGTTATATAGTTACTGTGCACACACACCAAATAATTAGATACATGGGTTACACATGAATTACAGGATAGTGACATGTACTTTTTTCGGTTTATCAACTTGTTGACACCTGCTAATCAATGCTTTACAAATAATTGACGGATGTACTTTCCATCAGGTGGTTAAAACCATAGACATATATATGAAGTAATTACTCATAGTCACTTAGCCAAGTGTAGATTTATGTCACCATGATCTTGACAAATTGTCACTtttgttaaaaatgacaaaGTTGAGAATTTATCTTGGTTGCTTTTCTTTTAACTTAGTGGGTGGTCATTTTTGTTCTCAAAGCTGGTCTTAGCATTGTGTAGGCATTGTTTCAAGAGGCTAGGTGTGAAACCTCTAGGTCTGCTACCTTTAACCATATTGTATGCCCAGTTAGTTCCCTTCTCAGGAAGATTAGCCACTTGTTAAAGTCTACTATGTGGGTTGTTGATAGTGAACTCCCTATGTctgtccatagaccctccaccagtgGAAGGGTCTGTGGTCTGTGAGTATAACACTGTGGTGGCAAGATAAAATCTACTTAGTCTTAGTTCCAGCATCGTCTCATGGAGACGCCCTACTCTAAAAAAACTTACTAAACATACTTGAGTACAATCGTACTTCTACCACTTTTACAAGTTATGTTACTTTTTATTACAGAGGTGAGCAAAGTACTGTATAAAACCGTACACAGCAAATCAGTAGATACATAAATAatggtatatatgtaacttGGTCCAGATTCACTAACCCAGATATGTAGACACCTGCCAATCACTGTTGTACTTGCCTTACAAACAAGTGATGGATGTATCTGTAATTAATCAGGTCGTCAAACCAGACAGGTATAAATGAGGTGATCACTCAAAATCACCATAGATAGTTACTAGTGCAAGGATGGGTGGATGTCAGTATGATTTAGACAAATTGTCACGCTTGTTAAAGGTGACATCTTTAATGTCGCATTTATCTTCATTGCTGCAAAGGGCCTCAACATTGTGTTGGTCATTCTCGTAAAAGTTGAAACTCTtaactttgttcatttgtcgTCAGGTCTCGCCCAATGTCAAGCTATTTCAGAGAGGTCGCACAATACAGTATTGTTGAAGGCCTGAacacattgaaatgaaaaacagCCTCACCTCTGTTTATTTTACTACATATGTTCATAAATGTAGCAAAGATGCTGCAAAGACACTGTTATGTAGGTGCACATAGAAATATATGTGGGTTTACAACGTATTTCTCTGAGTGCGTCATCGATACTACAGAATTCTTTGTATAACAAATCAATTAAAGTCTAAAACCAACTTAACTTAAAGAGCCCCTTTTGTCACTATTTGGTATTTATTGACAGGTTTGCTGATTGGAAAGTATTTTGGAAAATGTACAAAAGTATAATGCCCGAATTAATAGCACACGTTTTCGTTGTTTTCTTCGAGACATTGGGCAAAACCTATAGCATTCTAATGAACAGTTCGGAATATCACTTTATTCGCGATAAAATGTGAGATATCAGGCAGTAGGCCATTCTCAAATCGtatgttttttatttctcaAAATCGGGAAAATGCGATTTTATAATGCCACACTGGATTTTGACCTGTGTCGTACCCTGTGACATTAGTTGCATGACTTAAAAAAAGCAACCTCAGATTTTAGAAAAACATGACCGACAataacttttcatttcatttcacttcatttcatCACGAATCAATGTGTCCATTCAGATTTCTAACAAGACATTTTTGACCTCAAGAATGTCTTAAACAGCGAACGAAATTAGTATCTCCATGAGCTGGCCTCAGAGATTCACGAGTTTCAGCGTAGACGTTGGAGAAGAAAATCTACGTTTCCAGTGGAACCTATTTTGTCAATGtgattcattaatattcataagcCCGAGTCATATCGCCATCGCCACGCATCATGGTCGGCGTACCATCAACTATTCCTGGGGCCCCTACTTGGGACGTCTGCATTGAATCGAAATTTACGGCCCTTTTTACATTCCAAGTATAAATCTCACCTATAAAGTCCTACTCCTAAAACTTTAATTGATATTTATTGATAAGAATGCCAAGAACGTTTTAAGCAGCGTGTGCAGCAaacagataaatagataaataatgCTGTCCTTCAAGAAATAGCCATCGGCAATTTTGTCAGGTGGTTAACCAAGATATAATGACACCTGTCAATCAATTAATTTGTCCTTGCTCTATAAACAGGTGGTACCTGAAACCAGGTCGACGGCCGTTGGATGACATAGTTTTCTTCTTCTATCCCTCCATATGTAAACTATAAACTGTCCCAGCGTCTATATATCGTAGCAGACTGAACAGAATCACTGATCagtcttccttgtctgtgacaaAATATTGTCGTCACAAATACACCGAGGTGAAACTGTAAAATTAACAGCGATACTAAAGATAAAGCAAAGATAAGATTATCGACAAAAGTATGTTGTATTGTGCAATAGGAAATGAAGCTTTGATCAaccaagtttttttttcaccagATAGTATTCCAGAAGAGTTCCACTTAGTACATGAAATATGGATAATATCAGCTTGTGATAGATAAATTGAATTCCTCTTATTTTGTTTAAAAGAAGTTAATAACACTCTTAAATTAACGACAGGTGTATAACAATCGGCTCGATTTTAAGATATATTGTAAGCCCATGCCAAACAACAACAAGGCGAGCTATTGATGAAAACTAACGAACACATTATTAACTCTCTATTGGCAGCGAGAAGCATTGATAGAAACAATTGAAGTTAtcgaaaaacaacaacagatttTTAATACAGTGACTGGGTACACTTACAACACCAATGATACGTACATGCACGTATACGGTTCCTTACGACTTAAGCAAGACAGAGTTGTTGGTCAGTTCGAAGAGTTTGTTTCTGTACTTCGCTCCGAACTCTAACTGGAATTTTACTACGCAGAGTTCCAGGCTTACGTGTATCATCATACATACCACTATAATGTCGTATAAACGAAGCACACCTAGTGTCTGTCATCTGAACCTTCAATGCGTCAACGTTGATTATCCAAGTTAGCACAATTCTACACAAAAAACACTTTCCTTGACGACTTACAGTTGTATTTTAGTAACCATGATACTCACAGGACTTCtacatgtacgtatacgtaGAACGTGCGAGTTGAACCCCGATATAGTGCTCGTACTCCCATGGGCATGCGCTATTCGGTACTGTGTACTCAAACACCACGTCAAGGCTATGTAATTGCAACATATAGCAGCTGTCTGTTAAAAAGTGCCTATCACGTCATCATCACGATTCatcatgaaaacaaaagtagAAAGTAAAGCCAGGATGAGGACGCCATAACATAACGACCGTCACGTTTCCATGTTTTAATCTAGTACTTGACATGTATGGACACTGATCATCTTGAGGAATTAAAGAATTTATGGAAATGTAGAACTCATATCTTTATCACATTTGTTCGTTTACGCTCATACATATTGTCTGCACctctctgactgactgactgactgactgactgactgactgtctgtctgtctgtctgtctgtctgtctgtctgtctgtctgtctgtctgtctgtgcctgtctgtcagtctgtctgtcagtcagtcagtcagtcagtcagtcagtcagtcagtcagtcagtcagtctgtctgtctgtctgtctgtctgtctgtctgtctgtctgtctgtctgtctgtctgtctctgcctctgtctttgtctctgtctgtctgtctgtctgtctgtctgtctgtctgtctgtctgtctgtctgtctgtctgtctgtctgtgtgtaatgtgtgtatAATTACAAAACTGTTGAGTTAGCATTACGTTAGTAGAGGGAAAGCAAGGTATCAGAGAAACATGTCTAAGCAAAGTCTTTTTCTATTTTAGGCGATTTTTTAGTTATTCCTGGGTCAAAATGACATTTCGACTTGTCCTATGAAACAAATGTGTGCATTGACAGTTTGAATTTGTGCGAATGTTAAGTTATGAAGTGAACTTTTAATGAAACCAACCACGATGTCGAAGTGCTCCCCACATTGGCAGCCGAATTCGAAACAATAATATCATCAGACGGCCAACATTAAAAGAATGTTTTCATAATATATAGGTAAAGggatataaaacaaaattaatgtttgtCAATGTATGTTTACTAAGTACAGTATAACTTTCCGATGATGACACTGCAAATTTGTCTTCACTTTTAGCTCCATAAAGGTCCTTTGTTTTTGACAATGGGTTCCAGGAGGAAGGGAGACGATAGGACAGTGAAGGAGAAGATATCTGATTACGCCAAAGAAAGCTGTTCAGTTGAAAATTGGAAAGTGAAATTTCCGATATCCTTCTGGTTGCCTAAATACAGGCCAAAATGGGTGGTATCTGACTGTATTGCTGGATTGACAGTAGGGCTGACAGTCATTCCCCAGGGCTTAGCATATGCTACGGTAGCCAAACTTCCAGTCGAGGTAAGTGTCACAGATACAAATGTGTAGGTCAAATGTTAACTCACATTTTCATCGTGTAGTCAATACTGTGAAATGAAGCGTGAATTATGATGACATTCAAAATCGCAATCAGTGTTAGTGTCGGTGGTGTTACTTCCAGCGTATATAtcatgggtcaaaggtcacggaCAATTTATGTTCTTATGATGCTGAAAGCAACTAAAATAATTcataactcactcactcatataCATACCTTACAaatactaagtacatgtatatattttagcCGACCGACCCACCAACCGACCGACCCTGCCTACCACCCCTAAGTTTTAAGGcgttaaattgaaaaaaaaccaccaCACAAAAAGGGGCCATTCTAATCTGGTATGCCTGTAGTTTTACCCCAGTCTTTAAACTCTTTCCTTGTATGTGgtatatttgcagtatggtctGTACTCTGCCTTCATGGGTTGTATTGTCTACTGCTTAATGGGTACATCTAAAGATATATCGTTGGGACCCACTGCTGTGATGTCATTGATGGTAGCTGAGTTTGGTGGAGGAGACGGCGAGTCAGAACTGAATGATCCTATCTATGCAATAATATTGGCATTCTTCAGTGGTATTATACTGTTCTTGATGGGGCTATTTAATTTAGGTAAATACAACGTTACTACTTATTGTCAACTGTCTAACGTATCAATATACTTCTCAATGATGGCTATGTTGTTGCAATTTTGTTATCTACTACCTTatatgtcagtttattttgtgaaaatacattgtactataatgAGTAACGCAGGGAACGACAGAGAAGAGAGAGCACTACTTTGATTAGCTTGTGATATTtgtgaaataacaaacaaataaacaagcacgcaagcaagcaaacaaacaaacaagctaacaaacataaaaaaatgtgatgatATATAATGTGGTGTGGTGATGTGACACGTGATGTGGTCTAGTGTAGTGTGAGACGATatgatgttacatgtatgtggcgCACGCTAGACTTAacaaattaatatgaaacaaaaagcAAAATTGTTACAGATATATTAACTGAAGattatctgtgtctgtgtttctatATTAAAGGTTTCGTCATCAATTTCATCTCCTTTCCTGTGATCAATGCCTTCACATCTGGAGCAGCAGTCATAATTGGTTTTAGCCAATTGAGACACATCTTTGGTATTCCCAAGTTTAAGTCACATGGTTTTGTAGATGATGTCTATAATGTGTCCAAAGGATTACCACAGACAAGGTGAGAAAGAGAATAAGTATTTATGACAAAACCAATAGTGCTTTTCATAAGCGTCAATGTGTATGAAGCAAATCAGTAGCTATTCCAAAGGTCAATGTGTAATCAATTTGTGCGAGGCAGATGATAGACAGtgtatgttttgtatctagaggaGAGACAAAAAAAACGTTTAGCATTAGCAACAGACACGCCATAAATACCACACTAGTACAGATATCGATTTATACAAGTTTATGAAACGATTATCCCTCAAACTCTCAAAGAACAGGAAATTTATTAATCGCTTGATAAATTAACCTCCAAAGGTAGGTTTCATTTCAACTTGAATTGgtgtatttttatgttttagaTGGCAGGATTTTGTGATGGGATTTACTTGCTTTGTTCTGCTTATGGCTATGAAGGTAAGCAGTTGAAagattatatatgtattatcTATAGGGAAGTTTAGATTAGCAGACACACAGTATACCCAAACTAACTTACCATCTAATATGACAGTCTGATGATCACCACTGAGGCTAAAGTAAACCTAAACCTATCACCAACTatttaatagggaacttgcaaacccgccatgttgaatgttgcataatgggaaatgtgataataaatactaatcaaatagtaatgtaaacaataatgttacattgtttgtaaccgcAAATGaccaattcatagttaccctgaccattgtgggaggtttattttatcggtagctcctgattaggtattacgataaccacagatataTAAttccatagtcctttgcatctgagcatgctcagtctggattgcaagttccctattcaaaACTATTGACCTTCAGTGTCTTTGTTACATTAAACTCCGATAATTTCGTAAAGTCATTGAATCAGACAAAGATTATTCTTAAGTCCAACTGATCCCATTTTTATACCTCTCTCTTTCAATTTTACAGTTTGTGAAAGATAAATATAATGGGAAGAAAGCCACATCAAAGGCACAACTAATCCTGTATAAAACAATATGGTTACTTGGAACAGGTGAGTTGTTAGAGTCTTTGACATTAACCATATTTCAATGTAACAGCTATGTTGAGATGACAGACATTGTCATTCGATTGTTTTATGTTGTTTCTTTactatttgaatatttgtttgtagTTGTTTGGACGCTGACAGAAAGGCAGATACACAAGGAAAAAATAAACAGTAACGTTTGTTGGGGAAACGTATAAAGTAATTCAAATCAAGAAGTGTACGTTTTAAGAATTACCTTTTATTTTTACGTGTTTGtaatatgattttaaaattaaaaacatgaCAGCATAATCGTACTCCACTTAAATTACAGGAATTTTGGTTAGTAAAGTATTGTAATCTAATATAATTTCATCTAATCGAATCGAATCGAATCGAATTAAATTTCTCAATAGCTCATAACCCATAGAAGACCAAGTACCAGACACGATAGAGAAACATACGGAATACACTAAACTATGGGACTAATATAGAAAGCTTATAAGCCACATCCACACTGTACAATAACTAAGATTGTTAACAATGACTTAATATTATTGGTCCCTCTACAGCAAGAAATGCTGTCATTGTCATTTTGGCAGCATGCGTAGCATACGCAGTCTATGCATCAGGTCATCAAGATGCCTTCAAATTGGTTGGATTTGTTCCAGAAGGTCTTCCACCATTCCAGTCACCTGTGCCTCCCTTTTTACGACTCATGGAAGAGACAGGGGTAGCGGAGGAAGTTAACCACACACTGGCCAACCTTACACATGCTGATCCCACTTTACACACGGTTGCTGGACATATGACCACCCTAATATCAAACACGACTGCTGATATGTTGGGAGATGTAACAACGGCTACTGAGGCGTTTGTGAATGCAACAGTAGCAGCAGAAACTGTAGGACATACTGGTAGAACCTATCTGGGCATTGGAGAAGTTTTAGGG
This is a stretch of genomic DNA from Glandiceps talaboti chromosome 9, keGlaTala1.1, whole genome shotgun sequence. It encodes these proteins:
- the LOC144439973 gene encoding sodium-independent sulfate anion transporter-like: MGSRRKGDDRTVKEKISDYAKESCSVENWKVKFPISFWLPKYRPKWVVSDCIAGLTVGLTVIPQGLAYATVAKLPVEYGLYSAFMGCIVYCLMGTSKDISLGPTAVMSLMVAEFGGGDGESELNDPIYAIILAFFSGIILFLMGLFNLGFVINFISFPVINAFTSGAAVIIGFSQLRHIFGIPKFKSHGFVDDVYNVSKGLPQTRWQDFVMGFTCFVLLMAMKFVKDKYNGKKATSKAQLILYKTIWLLGTARNAVIVILAACVAYAVYASGHQDAFKLVGFVPEGLPPFQSPVPPFLRLMEETGVAEEVNHTLANLTHADPTLHTVAGHMTTLISNTTADMLGDVTTATEAFVNATVAAETVGHTGRTYLGIGEVLGSINVGLAIIPIIGFLENCAIAKAFGRKNNYRIYPNQELLALGTANVLSSFVSAYPVTGSFSRTAVNAQSGVKTPLGGVFTAGLVLLSLAFLTPLFFFIPKAALGAVIICAVIAMFDHTVIKQLWIVKKMDLFVWVATFLGCLGLGVEFGVIIGVLIDLGILLFSHAKPNIEVKKREVPVFQIDQGIHYPAVEHIYDTFKDGCLTGDTKKSCIADCSRISFIDYTSVQAIKEMCVEFKRNNVKIVMAGMQPDILETISKAKVPNFENYDTVEDAMKALLEDQPEVLASHVILTPIGGKLDNNNTDKRAKGGDAV